In the Candidatus Neomarinimicrobiota bacterium genome, AATCTTTCATTCATTTTTTGAATTTGGCTGCGGATACTACGCGCCTTTACGATAGAACTATGGAGATCGTTGATTTGTGAGTAAAGGTCTGCCATCAGTGATTGATGCTCATTTTGGTCACGATTACGAATGTCAATCCTTGGATCTTGTTGAATTTTAAATGATTGAGTTGTGGATTCTTCACCCATGGTTAATCGAACAGAATATTGACCCGGCCCCACACGATAACCACTATATCCACCGAAGAAAGAAACGTCAGGAACGAGTTTAATGTCATCAATCCTAAAATTCCACACAAAGCGATTCATGCCTTTTTTGGCTGGAATTTTCACTGGATTATAACTGCCTCCAAATGTTTTTGCGGATTTACTCTTTTGATTTGTAATTGTCCGAATAATATTTTCATTATCATCCAAAAACTCCATTTTGACTATGCTTTCTTTTTCAATCTCATGAGCAATATGATATTGGAGTACTACACCAGTTGGCGGGTTTTGTCCAACCAACTTAGATTCCTCGTTGCCGCCGGATGTTCGAAAAGTTGTTCGGGGAGTGAAGAGATGAAAATCTTTTTTCATATCGTTTGGTTTATATTGGTGAATCATGGTGAGATCATCCAAAATCCAGAATGACCGACCTTGGGTGGAAGCAATAAGATTATTATTTCGAATAGTTAAATCAGTAATGGGAACAATAGGTAGGTTTAATTGAAAAGTCTCCCAGGATTTTCCACCGTTAATGGAAATATATAATCCTGTTTCAGTCCCTGCGTAAAGGAGGTTTTCTTTGGTGGGGTCTTCACGCACGACGCGAACAAATGCATCCTTTTCTATGCCTTTTATTTTTAAGGTCCAGCTTTTGCCGTAATTGGTGGTTTTGTAAATGTATGGCGTAATATCGCCAAATTTATAACGGGTAAATGCCACGTATGCCGTTCCCGGATTGTGAGGCGAAATATCAATCGCATTGACGATTCCCTCATCCATGCCTTTGGGTGTTACATTTTTCCAATTATCACCCCCATCTTTTGTAATATGAACCAATCCGTCATCGGAGCCTGCCCAGAGGAGGCCGGGCTCATGGGGCGATTCAGCCAAGTACATGATAGTATTATACACCTCACCACCCGCCGCTTCATTGGTGAAGGGGATACTGCCCATATCTTGTTTTTCAATTTCATTACGGGTCAAATCAGGACTGATTATATCCCAGGAATCACCACCATCCTGTGTTCTGAAAACAACATTTCCAGCATGGTAGATTATTTCAGAATCATGAGGTGAAGCGATTATGGGCGCATTCCAGTTAAAGCGAAATTTTTGATCTTTGGCCACCGAACCTAATCCAAGATATTCATAGGCCATAATGCTGCGGCTTTTTTTGGTCATGACATTCAGTTTTTGGATAAGTCCCTGATAGCAACCTCCATAAACATCCACAGGATTATCCGGGTCAAAAGCCAGGTAAGCACTTTCACAACCGGCGGCGCGGTACCAATCGGACCAGTCAATGCCCCGGCCGCTGGTGGCACTAGGAATGGCCACACTAGAATTATCTTGCTGGCCACCATAAACGTAATATGGAAAACGATTATCAGTAATCACGCGATAAAATTGTGCAGTAGGTTGATTCTTTTGGGTTGACCATGATTTGCCACCATTGAATGAAATATTGGCGCCGCCATCATTGGCATTAATCATATTTTTATTATTATTGGGATTAATCCAAAGTCCATGATTATCACCGTGAGGAACACTAACCTTGTTGAAGGACTTACCGCCATCGGTGGATTTCATGAAAGGTGCATTAAGTACATAGACAACATTTTCGTCTTGGGGATCAGCAAACACGTGGATGTAGTACCAACTGCGAGCAATGAGAAGGCGATCACTATTTACACGCTTGAAGTTTTTGCCACCATCATTAGAACGGAACAATCCTCCTTTTTCAGCTTCCGCAATAACATAGACCACTTTTGGATTTGCTCCAGAAACACTCACATCGGTTTTCCCCATTTTTTCTGGAAGTCCTTTGGTGAGTTTATTCCAAGTGTCACCACCATCAATTGATTTGTAAATGCCGCTTCCTTCACCGCCACTTCGCATTTGCCATGGTTTGCGCTGGTGATCCCAAAAGGATGCATATAAAATTCTCGGATTATTTTGATCCATACTCAAACCACTGGCCCCGGAATTTTCATTCTCATAAAGAACTTTTTCCCAATTTTCACCGCCATCTTTGGAACGAAAAATCCCTCTTTCCTTGCTATCTTTATATTGGTCACCTTGAACGGCGACATAAACTAGATCTGCATTTTTAGGGTGTATAATAACTTGAGAAATTGTTCGGGAATTTTCCAATCCAATATGACTCCATGTGTCACCGGCATCCATAGATTTGTAAACGCCATCACCATGGGAGGTCATAACCGGACGGATGCAAGCTTCGCCCATCCCGGCATAAATTACATTCGGATCAGATTCGGAGACAGCTAAGGCTCCCACCGAACCGGTCTTGAGAAAACCATCCGATACATTATCCCAGATGATACCTCCGTCGGTGGTTTTCCAAATACCGCCACCTACTGAACCGAAATAATAGGTCAGCGGTTGGGATGGAACACCCACCGCAGTTAATGATCGGCCACCGCGGAAGGGACCGATATTTCGCCATTTCATGGCATCGCTGAATGTGGAATCCAGTGATTCAGCCGATAATAAACCGACCAAATAAATAAGTAAAAAATGAATATATTTCCGCATGATTAAACCTCTTCTTTAATTCACCAGATTAGGTGTTTAAAATATTTTATTGTAGTGCTTTTAAAACATCCCTTCGACTAACCTGTCCAACAAGTTTTCCATTCTCAACTACTGGAAGCCTTCTATAGTGTTCTTTTTGAAAAAATTGAGCCAAGTTAACAATTCCCATTTCAGGATTTACAGTCA is a window encoding:
- a CDS encoding glycosyl hydrolase, with amino-acid sequence MRKYIHFLLIYLVGLLSAESLDSTFSDAMKWRNIGPFRGGRSLTAVGVPSQPLTYYFGSVGGGIWKTTDGGIIWDNVSDGFLKTGSVGALAVSESDPNVIYAGMGEACIRPVMTSHGDGVYKSMDAGDTWSHIGLENSRTISQVIIHPKNADLVYVAVQGDQYKDSKERGIFRSKDGGENWEKVLYENENSGASGLSMDQNNPRILYASFWDHQRKPWQMRSGGEGSGIYKSIDGGDTWNKLTKGLPEKMGKTDVSVSGANPKVVYVIAEAEKGGLFRSNDGGKNFKRVNSDRLLIARSWYYIHVFADPQDENVVYVLNAPFMKSTDGGKSFNKVSVPHGDNHGLWINPNNNKNMINANDGGANISFNGGKSWSTQKNQPTAQFYRVITDNRFPYYVYGGQQDNSSVAIPSATSGRGIDWSDWYRAAGCESAYLAFDPDNPVDVYGGCYQGLIQKLNVMTKKSRSIMAYEYLGLGSVAKDQKFRFNWNAPIIASPHDSEIIYHAGNVVFRTQDGGDSWDIISPDLTRNEIEKQDMGSIPFTNEAAGGEVYNTIMYLAESPHEPGLLWAGSDDGLVHITKDGGDNWKNVTPKGMDEGIVNAIDISPHNPGTAYVAFTRYKFGDITPYIYKTTNYGKSWTLKIKGIEKDAFVRVVREDPTKENLLYAGTETGLYISINGGKSWETFQLNLPIVPITDLTIRNNNLIASTQGRSFWILDDLTMIHQYKPNDMKKDFHLFTPRTTFRTSGGNEESKLVGQNPPTGVVLQYHIAHEIEKESIVKMEFLDDNENIIRTITNQKSKSAKTFGGSYNPVKIPAKKGMNRFVWNFRIDDIKLVPDVSFFGGYSGYRVGPGQYSVRLTMGEESTTQSFKIQQDPRIDIRNRDQNEHQSLMADLYSQINDLHSSIVKARSIRSQIQKMNERLKEKDAVQDLIQSGESAIEAIDNWEGNVVQTKMETFQDVVNFLNRLNAHMLNLLSTIDGSDPPLTQGQRQRYADLSEEWESYKKKLNQIMNNEISEFNRLYKKEDLPAVIIPE
- a CDS encoding CBS domain-containing protein, which translates into the protein TVNPEMGIVNLAQFFQKEHYRRLPVVENGKLVGQVSRRDVLKALQ